The Apium graveolens cultivar Ventura chromosome 6, ASM990537v1, whole genome shotgun sequence genome contains a region encoding:
- the LOC141666111 gene encoding secreted RxLR effector protein 161-like, whose amino-acid sequence MDPKEQITKDERGKLVDVTQFKSIVGGLRYLVHTRPDIAFVVGIVSRFMEHPTVMHMNAVKKILRYVKGTIDYGLLYSRRSGNNILIVYSDSDLVGNVEDRKSTGGVAFYLNDYLLTWMSQKQRCVALSSCEAEFMAATAAPCQGIWL is encoded by the coding sequence ATGGACCCAAAGGAACAGATTACTAAAGACGAACGAGGAAAACTTGTTGATGTAACACAGTTTAAGAGTATTGTTGGGGGTCTCAGATATTTGGTGCACACTAGACCAGATATAGCTTTTGTTGTAGGAATTGTGAGTCGTTTTATGGAGCATCCTACAGTCATGCACATGAATGCTGTTAAGAAGATTTTAAGGTACGTAAAGGGAACTATAGATTATGGATTACTATACTCGAGAAGGAGTGGGAATAACATATTAATAGTCTATTCCGATAGCGACTTGGTTGGGAACGTAGAAGACAGGAAAAGTACTGGTGGAGTAGCATTTTATTTGAATGACTATTTACTTACTTGGATGTCCCAGAAACAGAGATGTGTAGCCTTGTCTTCTTGTGAGGCTGAATTCATGGCAGCCACTGCAGCACCATGCCAAGGAATTTGGCTATGA